In candidate division WOR-3 bacterium, the DNA window AAAGGGTCTCCATAAACTCTTTGCCCTCTTGCCCCTCCCTCTCTTTTTCCTATTCCGTTTTCTCTTTCCTCGCTATTTCCAAGAATACGCCCATGTCTTTGAGACCATCTTCGCTAAGATAATCTATCTGGGTAAGAAACCGGCTGACCCTGCTCTTCTCTCTTTCTCTGCCCGTGCCATTTGGCTCGGACCTTTCTCTTCTCCCGGACCTCTCTCCTTTGCCTTTTCTCTTCTTATCCCTTTTCTTCTCTCCCTTATTAGTTTTCTCTATTTACTTTTCCGGCCGCAGGCAAAAGAGAATAAACTCTTTCTCTCCTTCTTCTTTATTCTCTTCACAATTCTCTATCTCTTGGTCATTCGGCTTGAGGTCTTTTTCTTCTTCTTTGTCGCCTTAGCGATTGGCGGGAACTGGCTTTTAATAAAGAAGAGATGGGGCAGCGCCATCTTAATTATTGGCCTCCTTTTAGAAGGTTATAAGGTAATCAATTACCAAAATCTCTTTAATAAATACTATTTTAAGTTGAGTGCGGAATGGCAGACGAAGCCGACCGCTTACGGCCGGGATTGGGAAGCCTTACGGGATTGGGTAGAAAGGAATGTGAAGGGAGAGGAGGGGATTCTGGCAGATGTTGATATCTCCGCGATGCTTCTCGCCTATACGGAAAGACCGATTGTTATCCAACCAATCTACGAAAAAAAGGAAGCCCGGGACAGGGTTTTAGAGTGTTTAAGTAGTTTCTATAAGAGCGAAGAGGAATTTTTCTCTCTTCTTAAAAGATACCAAATCTCCTATATCATCTACCAAAAGGATTTTCTTTTAGATAACACTAAGGAGGGGGTTCGGTATTTGACCGATAACTTGAAGGTGAAAAAGAATTCGGTCGCCTACCTTATGCATTGCCAACCGGAGAGTTTAAAAAGACTTTCCCTCCTCTATCAGACTAATACCTTTCGGATTTATCGGGTTTTAAGAGAGGGAGAAGGGAAAAAGTTAGTTAAATTACCCTATTCTCCTTATTTTGACCAATCCCTCTTTCCCCAAGAGGGAAGTTCCCCTTATTGGGATGACCGACAGACAAAGGAGGTGGAAGAGAATGTCTTTAATGCCATAAAAAACTATAATCAAGGTTTGGCATTGATGAGAAAGGAAGAATACGAGAAGGCGATTAGCAAATTTCTTGCTATCTTAGAAAACTTTAAGGAATTGGAAAGGACCAATTATTATCTTGGGGTTTGTTATGAGAAGATTGGGGAAAAAGAAAAAGCCTTCTCCTTTTTTGAGAAGGCGATTGAATATAACCCTAACGATTTAGCACCCTACTTAAAGAAGGCACAGATCTTAGACGAGAAAGATGACTTTTCCGGAGCGGTAGGGAGTGTGACGGAGGCTTTAATGGTTGAACCAGA includes these proteins:
- a CDS encoding tetratricopeptide repeat protein — its product is MISEGKKIPVIDKKIHHPEGLRVRSLIHLTEDWVIGKSYRIFIKFFPKVSFTDYLKYFVSIFSSLSVIIIFFFASSFWGNKFSGILSAFFYAIGLPSFWRVTGNYLREEFALPFLFLSLYLFFLGLKEKRKGALFFLSGLSLTIGLITWHLSQFFFSLFALFLIFLFFFGREIVEDSFKYLFFFLIPILIAGLFWEPLASKYFLLSFPVITSLWLGLISLKKGLHKLFALLPLPLFFLFRFLFPRYFQEYAHVFETIFAKIIYLGKKPADPALLSFSARAIWLGPFSSPGPLSFAFSLLIPFLLSLISFLYLLFRPQAKENKLFLSFFFILFTILYLLVIRLEVFFFFFVALAIGGNWLLIKKRWGSAILIIGLLLEGYKVINYQNLFNKYYFKLSAEWQTKPTAYGRDWEALRDWVERNVKGEEGILADVDISAMLLAYTERPIVIQPIYEKKEARDRVLECLSSFYKSEEEFFSLLKRYQISYIIYQKDFLLDNTKEGVRYLTDNLKVKKNSVAYLMHCQPESLKRLSLLYQTNTFRIYRVLREGEGKKLVKLPYSPYFDQSLFPQEGSSPYWDDRQTKEVEENVFNAIKNYNQGLALMRKEEYEKAISKFLAILENFKELERTNYYLGVCYEKIGEKEKAFSFFEKAIEYNPNDLAPYLKKAQILDEKDDFSGAVGSVTEALMVEPENKDLYSLFGYLYLKRNKPEEAIKELEKISSLFPKNPLFPLYIGYLYAYKNDLINAERQFLKAKDLAPTNFEIYSALGSLYLQKDEKEKALTYFEQSLQINPNQPELKKRLSELRRE